The Cryptomeria japonica chromosome 9, Sugi_1.0, whole genome shotgun sequence DNA segment AGAAGTAGAGGCAATCAAGGAAACTTTGGAAGAATATGCAAGGGAGTCGGGCCAGCACATGAATAaagaaaaatcacaaattttctttCTAAATACTAGCAGACAGAATCAGAATTCTATTTTGCAGATCCTGGGTTTTCCAAAAGGAGAATTTCCGCTAAAATATTTAGGAATTTCAATAGGAACAAAAGCGTTCCAAAAACAGCTCTGGGAAGAAGTGGTTATTAAATGCAAAGGGAAGGTGGATTTGTGGAAAAATAAATGGCTATCACAGGCTGGAAGGATACAGATGATCAAGTTTGTATTGTCAGCTATACCAATATATAGTATGTCTTGCTTCAAGATGATCAGGCAAGCATATAGTAGTGTGGATGGCTTGCTTAAGAAATTTCTATGGGAAGGCTCCAAAGAAGTAAGGAGAATACTGTTGATCAATTGGGACACTGCATGCCTCATCAAGGAGGAAGGAGCAGCAAGACTCAGAAAAATGGAATTGTAAAACAAAGCTTTGGGAGCCAAGTTAGCCTAGAAAATTTTTAATAACCCAAATAGATTATGGTGTAAAGTGCTTAGGAATAAATATTTGGATTCTCTGGAGGAAGAAAGGATCTTCACAATGGCAAATTCGGAGAAAGGATCTCCAGTTTGGAATTTCATCTGGGATAGCAGAAGTTTACTCATAGATCATCTATCTTGGAATATTGGTAATGGTATGAAGGCCAATTTCTGGTCAGATTCTTGGGGTGGAGAGAAACCTTTAAAGGAAATTTTCGAAGATCGGGATTGGATCAATCTAGTGGTAGCTAGCACAGGTAGCAAAGTCAAGGATTATTTTGTCCCTGGAGGATCGCTAGGGGATAGAGTGGAATGGAAGAAATGTAGCATAGGTAATAGGGACCTGTGTACAAAATTAGAATAGCTTTTATCCCAAAGGCACATATTCGTGTCAGACAAAGAAGATAAAGTATTTTGGTGTGCAGCTAAATCAAGTGAATATAAAGTCAAATGGGGTTATGAAATCCGGAGTGGCCATACAAGTTATGTTGGCATAACAGAATCCTTCTAAAAGCAGGAGCGTTCTTTTGGATAGCATTACAGGATAAAGTACTTACAGGAAACAGATTAAAATATATTGGCATAGCAGGACCTAGTAGATGCATAATGTGCAAAAAGGATGAAGAAACTACCAATCATTTGATTTTTGCATGTTCTTTTACGAGCAGTTGTTGGGATTGGTTCTTTGATATGATAGAATATCATACTGTGAGAAATGAAAAACTTTTAGAATTTATGTCCGCGTGGCCTCTATTTTACAAATCTAAGTGGGGTGATTTATGGTTAGTAGGACCCTCAATGATCGTGTGGcatatatggaaggaaagaaacaggAGAATTTTCAGAGaggaatttcattcaagagaagagACTTATAATCTATCAAAGCTGCTATTGAGGAAGTAGTGAGTGGGAACATTAGGAAGAAAACAATTAGATTCTATAATGCATGGGACAAGAAGATGGAAAAGAGGTGGGCCTTCAAGGAATTGAACGATGTAAGGATTGCGAATAAAGCCAAAAATAGAAAGAAGGTCAAATGGTTAGCCCCAAAGAAGAACTGGACAtagttaaattttgatggagctagtAGAGGCAATCTAGGCAAAGCAAGGTATGGAGCGGTTATTAGAGATGAAAATGGATCCTTCATGCAAGCAGCATATGGGAAAATTGAGGATACCACAAATAATGAAGCAGAAATAAAGGCTTTGGAAGCAGGTCTGGAGATGTGTGTAGAGAAAGGACTAACCAAAGTCATAATAGAAGGTGATTCCCAAATCATAATTAATGGAGTAATTAAGAGAAAACTTCAAAGTTGGAAATTAAACAAGTGGCTGTCACGAATTTGCGTACTGCTAGATAAAATTGGAGAATTCGAAACCACCCATTCGTATAGAGAGGGAAATAAGGTGGCAAATATTTTAGCTAATATGGGTGTTTCAACAAATAAAGGAAAAATTGTCATGGATAGTTTGTCGGGAGACATTGAAGAATTGGTACGAAAAGAGAAAATTGATGAATCCCGTGAAGGCATTGGGTGACCCCTAATCAATGCAGTAAAGAGGTCAAAAAGACTAAACAGATGGGATAGATATGTACTCATTAGACAGGGAAGTCTTTTCTATATCATAAAAGAGGAGAATATATCAGATATGGACGGAGAACACAAACAGTGTCGGCACTTTGCAAAAGCGAATTGACCACCTCGGGTTTGGATgattgaagagacagaggcagtTTAGGAAGCCTCGAGAAATCCGGAAAGCCTATATTAGATAAGCGGGCTTCGATGGCAAGACACAGTAGCAAGAGAAGAAATAAAAATGGTGCACTTCTTGGGATTAAACTGTGCCAACTGTGAGGTTCCTCTGGAGTTTTAGGTTAGGGATCTGTTCGATACAACAGAGTTTGGATATGATGCCATTAGGGCAATGGTAGAGTGTTCTCTAAGCTTGGATCGTCACTGGTGTGACAAAGCAATTTATGAGGCAGTGTTTGCGCCCATGGTGGATATTCTAGAGTCAAGGGACAAATGCGTAGAACTGTTGGAGGGCTTtgttaaaaaagaaaatggagATATGGTTGTGGAAGCTATATTCGACTTGGAGGAAGGCTGCAAGAACAGTGTGCTAAAGGTTTATTTCAGCCCCGATAACTATTTTTCAGACATAGAGGAAGAGTCAGAGGAGGAAGATAGAAGTGAGGAGGAGGAAGGAAGCGACAAGGATGTCGGAAGGGATAAAGAAGCAGAAAAGGAGAGAGCAATAGAGTTCACAGAGGAAGTATGGCAACAACTCAAGCATGGGATCATCAATGAGGATTTAGCAATCTTCAGAAGTTATGCAGAGTCTGAGGAGTGGTGGATTTCAGAGGCATCCACAAAGAAGCTAAACGATCTAGCAGATTATGCGATGGTCATACTCCAAATTATGAAGAGTTAAGGTTTTTCCAAATTAGAAATGTTGTTGCTTTATAAGGTTTTGGCATTAGAAATAGGTTGCTATAAGCAACATTCGGGGTTGTATGTGGGTTTTGGGGTTGTTGTGATTGCCAGGGAGATAGGCAATTTTTTGTAATAATTGTATACTGTAATATTTAATTAAGAAATagagggagctatccccattaaaGATAGCacttattttagaaaaaaaaaaacgtTAAAGAAATTGTTGCAACTACACAATCTTTTCTGTCGTCACATATATAAAAAAaaggtatatatacatatatttcttACAAATAAGAAAATTGCCTACATATAATATTATCTCAAATTTTTAAACCCCGAtacaataaatatattataattttttataattatgtaaaatgttaaaaatatatacatagaaataattatttttattcaaGGTTTTTAATCAATTTCATATTGATTTTTGTAATCTATTGGTATTGGGAGATGAGTCTACGTTGATATTTTTTTCGTTAAGAGTCTAGGACACAATCTTGAATTCATCACTTTTTGAAGTTAAGATCTTACATTCAATAGTCGATCTTTTTTGAAAtcattcaattttaaaaactaaaacGTATTGCCTAAAAAACTTAATTTAAAGAAatacttattataaaaaaaaattaaaaattgacacaTCATTGCACTTTGTGACTGACAATTACTATGTTGATTTGAGCTATAGTTTGGTGTTGATGAACTTTAAGAGCACTGggatattatttaaataaaaatcctcCTAAGCCCCATTAAATCCAAGGTACCTTAGGATATACTTTTAAAGGTGTGAACTTCAACAAGGGGAAGACCCTAGGGGCAATGTCTATGCAGAGATCAAACTGCCCTGGCAACAAGTTATTttacatttattaattaaattaaaaataaaaatgcagttgcattttaatttttaatttaattaataaatgcaaAATAATTGTCTTGTCAagtgcaatttgatctttgcatAAACAATTCTGACCCAAGGGGAGAATCCAATGGTTAATAGGGTTAAATTTGTCTTTTTGAATCACTCTTTATTTTTATGTCATTTTATTTGACatgtaaattatttaaatttgataggaaataaaatgttttattgatataatttacataaaataataaatttaatacgataaattttaaattaaagagTTGAGATAgtaatcgatatatatatatatatatatatatatatatatatatatatatatatatatatatatatatatatatatatatatatatatatatatatatatatatatatatatatatatatatatatataaggattgAGATTTGGCACTTGTATTTAGTTtgaaaatattttgtttagttctTGGATCCTCTAGTGGAATTAGGATTTGCCATTTTATAGACAActattttaaatttattgaaagGTTGTGAAGATAAGAAGTTTAAATGTGTTGACATGCATCATTAAAGATGTTTTTGCATCATCAACATGATAAATAAGAACAATGAAAGAACTTAACATATATATAAGGCTCAAAGTATAAAACTATAATGTGGGAAGagtctataaatttttttattataacaaTGGGTAGTAGCTATGATTCACCTAACTTGGAAGAAACTATTAGAGTTTTTTTAAGTGAAGAGATTAGGACAAAATTTGCGGATGATTCCTCCAGTGATGCCCTTGTATTAAGGGTCGAGTCTAATGATATAGGGGGTTAGAAGAAAGGTTGTGGAGACAAAAAGTCTAAGAAGAAGGAAAATTCCAAGTCTCCTAGTAAGACTAAGGTGAAATGCTACAATTATGGGCAAGACAAGTCACACAAAGAGGGATTGCAAGTCCAAAAAGGATGATTCCTCTAATAGATCCTCTAATATTGATTAATATGATAGTGTTGTGTTTGCATCCACCAACATTACTTCTGATGATTTTTGGTTAATTGTCTCAGATGCATCATACCACATGACTTGTCATAGGGACTggtcatattattataaggattgTGATGGACGACATGCTTACATTGGTGGAAAAAAATATCTTTGGATGGTTAGTCAAGGGAAGATGAAAGGGTTGGTCATGGATGGGGAGAGAGGATAGTATTTGATTCTTTACATATATACTAGGTTTGGCTATAAATTTGACTTATGTCTCTAAGATTATTGACTCTTATGTGTGttatatttgattaaaaaaaagggTGTAGGTTGCTTAGTTGAAATTTGGTGTTGTCTGAATATATGAGGTCGATACTCTATTTAGGCTAGAAGCATCAATGTTTTGTGCCTTTTTAAATGTTACTATACTTGAATTAGGTTTATTGTAGCATCATTGATTGGGTTATATTAGAGAAAAGGCCTCAATCATTACTAAGTAAGAATTTGGTGGAAGAATTTTAACATTATTAGATATAGGTTTGTGTGTGAATTGTACgagaataattattttaattatgtaaaataaatatttgtgGTTCATCCTAGGAGATGTGTTtagccacattaaatatttatttggttcCACTTATAATGTCATATGCAATATTTGTTAGATATTTTAAGTGTGGATCAGACATAGGAAAAATATTTAATATCTAGGAAACTTAGCACCAAAAAGTAAAAGTGTGGTCAATGATTTTGTGTACTCGTAGTTTTAAGGTACTTGGTTTTACCTTaccacttggttgtatttgtgCAAGATTGAATCAATAAAAGAAATAACATTCTTAGTGGTTGAGATCGACTAATTTTTGACTATTTGGCTAGTCTGTGGTTTTGGCTTGGATGTCATTGTATTGAGATTTTGTTTgaagagtgcatatgtgaagcatgacatgggatgcatGGATACATTCTTGGAGACATGGAGGATGAGTTGGAGGAGCTTTTTGTTTAAGAAGTATTCATAAAGACTCTATAAatgcattgtaatattttcattatTAGATATATATTGAGTGTGATACTTTTAAAGGTTAGGTTTTTTCCTCTTGAGGGTATTATAAAGGTATGTCTTATTCTATCTTGTGACATCTCTTTGATCTTTACATATGGTTATTATATAAGCTTGCATacatgcttttctctcatggggTTATGCACAAAAAATTGCATGATCAACTTGTTTGTTTTCCTTAACAAGTGATATAGAGTCGTGGTTTTGTTTGTGGGGTGTGGGAGATCCAATTTTTGGTATATCTCTTTTAGGATAAAATCTAATGTAAAGTTGAAGCCATGACAATACTAGAGAaattttgaatatttcaagatGTTGTGCAAGTTGTTATTTATAGATTTTGGGTTTACAAATTTTTGGTTATACTTTGCAGATCTAGGGTTTGAATATGAGTTGCAAAAAAtgtctttttttcttggtcatcATCATGTGGGTTTTATAGAGGAATTTTCACACATACCTTTGTGGGACAAAATGAACCTCGCTATTGGATCTAGGAGGCTTGAGAAATTAAGATTGATATAAAATTTGGCTTATTTTGGTTgctacaaaaaaatgcaaaatgtttAGCCTACCCTCTTATTATCGCATGACTATACAATTCCtctataaagaaaaaataattcttgTAATCTAAAAAAACTAATcaacatttttttattaaaatgtgATCTAGGAGTCCATAGACCCCTTGTACCAATAATGTGTACCAATAATGTGTATCAATTTCCAATGTCTTGTCAAACCATGGAAATTTGTAGTTAATGTAACCTCTATTCTATTCACAAAATTATTGGTTTAAACTACTTTGATGGAATCAATAATTTCATTCACTTTTGGTTTCTcttttattaagaaaaaaaatcTTTCTAATAGAAATCACATGAACAAACCATAATTTTGTCAAGTTTATTCTTTATTATTCTACATTGATTTTGGGATCCTTTCTTGTTCCATATTTTCTTTCCACCTTCCTCTAGATCCTTGCACCATTCCTCCTCCTCACCTCAACACTCATATGCACAATTATCTTTATGTTTTTGTTGACTCCCTTGCACACCCTCTAGAAGTCTTTTTCACTTCCAAGATTCttagtttatcttattttactagTCTTCTCCATGCATCTTCCATTGCATCACTCTTCATTCTCAAATCAGCAATGTATTTGAATTTTACTCTATTAGCTTGTGCCCTCCTTTATTCCCATTCATTTTTTTATTCAACTATGcaaactttttatttatttattctctcCTTTCTTTCAAAACCCACTCATTTTCAATGCCTTCGATATTTGTTTCCTCTGTATCAACTCTATGTTGTGCCCACTATGAAGGGCTATTTATGACTCTTCTACACTCCATGCCTCTATCAACTTACCATTTCACTCTATTGTGCCTATGAATACTCTTACATTTGCTTCTTTCTATCTTATCTTCAATTTATGCTCACAATTTATTATTCAATTTCTATGATTATtctcttcttttctattttgtgTTGCCTTCAactacaaccttccattcaattgTTTATTTTGCACACTTTTTTCTATGCACAGTCCTCTCTTTCTAAAAAATGGCACCTCTTTTCTTACTGTCTTCTGGCTATTCCAGACACTTTACTTGCATCTTCTTATTTATTCACACTCAATTTTTGGTGGTATCATTGCACAACATAAAATGTGCTCTTTATTCTTACTTCCTATGCCAAAACCTATTCTCTTTCCCACACTCTTTTACCATCCAAGCtctctatttttctttatttatctTGTGGAAAAGTCCCTTTCTATTCTAACACAACTTCCTCTTCACTCCTCTTGTGCACCTTTTCCTACTTGGGTGCTCCATGTTCCTCTTTCCAATCTACGATTTTAAATCTACAATTCCTTCTTTTTTTGCAATGCATGGCCCCAATCTTCCACTTTCTATTAATTCCCACACATTTTCTTTTGTCTCCATTtgtttcaatttgcaaaattgttaAAATAAAACTCTTCAATTTCAGTGTGCCCCTTGGTCTTCTTCATTCACTTTGTCAAGTcctttcaaaataaattatatttttcattatttatcTTAATGATCAATCAACTTTTTTAGTTTTGGAATGATTATGGTTGAACTTCATCTCCTCCGCAAGATTCTCCTTTTGGTGTTGGATCCGCCTACATCAGACACGATAAATTTTTTATGAGCATAGGCTCACAAAACAAAGATGAGTAGTAGACCTACTCTTCCAAGTTGCAAAAAAATTGCAGCATGCTCCCATGCTGAAACCGGTACTTGCAAGTtatttctttttcatccttccaacaTCTCATTGGAGCATTTTCCTTATTTCTCCAACAATTTGGTTCTTTACACCTCTTTCTCTATGTGGAATCGGTTCCACCATAGCTCGATCACCTCCACCAAATACTCTCAATATTTTTCTCCTATTTCATGGGCTTTGACCCACCACAAACTGAGCACATCCACCAAGTTTCACATGTAGCATACTCTATTGCTTCGACTTACAAACATACAATATCTCCACACCAATCTGCAACTACAAAATGTATTCCTTCCTTGCATTCATTTGCACTAACTCCTTATTCAATATCTTCTACATGCAAATCCACATCAACTTTCtcatcataaaattcaaaaaaatcaaaagttacCTCTTCATTATTTGCTTGTCCAACATCTTCATTTTTCCTTGTCATGGCTACAACTCATTCCTCGTCTTCAAGGTTTGCACCTTCATTCAGTCTCTCAGTCACTACTGCAAATCTCATTTTTGCTTCCCTCTTTCATGTGTTCACAAAGACATGTTTCAACCGTGAACTCTTCTGTCTTCTCTTTTATCCTCTTGTATGAGAacctcttcttcatcttttttttttgtgCAACCGATTCCTTCTTCTCCATCAACCTTTCAACTTCAACATCcaatttaaatattatattctcCTCATCTCTTCAACAAGGTTTCATCCTTGTCTTTCTCAAATTCATCACCAAACTTAGGACCATTACCATCCTTGAATTTGGTCTGTAAACACTCTTCATCTTCTTTACATAACTCACTTTCATTCACATGTTATCGCTATAACCTATGCCTCATTATCTTTCCCACTTGTGTGGGTTACCTCCACATTCTTATGTCTCCATTCAACCCCTACCAAAGTGTTGCAACACACTTCTCGACTTTTCTTTTGGTTAGATCCTCTTTCAGGAGAATATTCTTCTTATTGATTCTCTCTACCTCACAAGAGATATTTGCTTCTTCACACTCATTCAAATCCTCATCTCTTTCTTCAAAATTGAACTATGTCGTCTTGGTGTTCCTTTCAACTTCACACTTCTCATTTATTGTCCTACCACCTACACATGGTTCCTTTACATACATTTTCTCATCAATTTCAACTCCTTTGTTTTTCCCACCCGCAAGTAAATCCATccttgcttctactttctttaatTCTTTTCAAAGCCTCTCCAATTCTTCATAAAACCTTTTGTTTTCCAGTTCTTCCTAGTACTCTTCCCAAAATGGGATTATCACAAGTCTCTTCATGACCTAGCTCATCCTCCTCTTTGAACTCATTTTTTCTTTAGAGACTCTCACATCCTTTTGTAAACAAACTTTCTTTCATAATCTCATTCAAATATTTTGTGTCTCCTTCTCTACCCTCTACAGTCACAAGTCCTCCCTACGATAAATCCCACTAGGACTCAATATCTTTGTAGTTACGAGTCTCCTCTCACCTGTAACAAACTCTTTCAAAACTCAAATCCTCTATAGTTATAGAATCCCCTTCTACAACAAACTCTTTCTAGGGTTTTCTTGAGACACTTTCAAGCTTCCTCTAACCCCAAGTCCTGGTGGATCCTCTCCACTCTCAAGATCTTGTGGCTCTAATACCAAATAATGCAGATCAATTTATAACGTCTTGTCAAACCATGGAAATTTAGAGCTAACCTAATCTCTATTTTATTCACAAAATTATTGGTCTTCTAGCTATTCCACAAACTTTAGTACCAAAATCTCCTTATTTTTTCACACTCAATTTATGGTGGTATCCTTGTACAACATAAAACATGCTTCCTATTTTTACTTCCTAGGCCAAGACCTATTCTCTTTCCCACGCGCTTTTTCCATCCAAAcgctctatttttattttttgtcttgcATAGTAGTCTCTCTCTATTCTAAACTAGCTTCCTTTGTGCTTCCTCTTCACTCCTCCCATGCACCTTTTCCTACTTGGTTGCCCCTTGTTCCTCTTTCCGATTAGCGGTTTAAAATCTACAATTTTGTTTGCAAAATCTGGCCCTTAATATTCCTCTTTCTTTTAGTTCCCACACATTTTCTTTGTCTCCATTTGTTTCAATCTGCAAATTGTTAAAATAAAACTCTTCAATTTCAATGTGCCTCTTGGTCTTCTTCATTCACGACTTCCTTcaattttcgttctttttcgagacTGCATAGTTGTCGCCCCTTTTCAAATTCCATTTACTCTAGTTTAGTTCCCAAAGATTTGGCACTTTGTCTTCCTCCTTTCAAAATAAActgtattttcttattatttatcTAGAAGATCTATCAACTTGGTCGGTTTTAGAATGATTGTGGTTGAACTTTGTCTCTTCTGCAAGATTTTCCTTCTAGTGTTTGATGCTCCTACGTCAACCAACCTATGCCATCCATGTGACTATGTCATACGAGCATGTCAAGCCTATTATCCATTGAGTGCTAGGGTGGTAGGGGCTTAGTTCCTTAGGATTCATTTGTTTGTTGGAAATAAATGATCTAGACATATTAGACAAGAATATGTGTTTCAATTATTAGGGTTGATTTTTCAAATTTAAGGCCAAACAATTATGGTAATCTTTTGTGTCTACTCCAAAGCAATTTTTTTTATAGTGTAATGTACAAGGTAAAGTTTGGagttaatttgtttattttttatatttttgttgttACCAAgttcaattaaaaaattattttattttgggaAAATGATGTTCTACATTTCGTCTCATTCATTTCAATTTATTATGGAAGTCGTTATCAATATTCATTTAAGATGGTGTAGGTCTTGATAATTCATAAATTTTAAATTCGAACATTTGAAAGAGCAACAACTAATTTTAGAAATATAGACCAATAAGAACTCATATTCACCATCACGTCATGCGTACAACATTTAAGAAATTGTTGCAACTACACAATCTTTTCTCTTGTTAACACTACAGGTATATAGAAAAAGGTACATATATATATCTTTACAAATAAGAAGATTGTCTACATATAATATTATCTCAAATTTTTACACCTTAATGTACAATAGATATAACATAACTTTTTATAATTACATAAAAATgagaaatatatattatatatatatagaaattattGTTTTTATTAGAGTTTTTTAATCTTTTTCATATTGATTTTTGTAATCTATTGGTATTGGGAGACGAATCTAAGTTCATATTTTTTTCACTAAGAGTCTAGGACACAATCTTTATCTCGTCTCTTTTTGTGTTTAAGATCTTACATTCAATAAAACTTGATCTATGGTGAACTCATTTGAAATCATTCAAGTTTGGAAACTAAAAACATAGTatctaaaaaaaattaacttttataAATActtattataaaaatttaaaaaccgACATGTCAAATCCCATCATTGCACTTGCTTGTGATCAATAGTCGCTATATTGATTTGAGCTATAGTttgatgcataatttatttgtgaATATTTTGTTTGTTGGCAATAGATGATTTAGATGTAATAGACAAGAATATATGTTTAAATTATTGGagttaatttattaaaatttaaggcTGAACAATTACGGTTTCTTTTGTGTTGGTTAATAAGTTGTGTCTACTCCAAATTTATGAGTGACATATTTTCTTTATTGTAATGTACCAAGTAAATTTtggagtttatttatttatttatatttttgttcTCACCAAGTTTGATTAAAAATTACCATTTTAGGAAAATGATGCTCTTCAGTTCATCTCATTCATTTCAATTAGTATGGAAGTCGTTGTCAATTTTCATTTAAGATGGTGCGGGTGTTGACAATCCACAAAGACTAACATTTGAGAGAGAAACAACTAATTTCATAAATATAGACCATTAAGAACTCATATTCACCATCATCTCATGTGTACAACATTTAATAAATTGACGCAACTACACAATCTTTTCTCGTTAACATGTATATATAAAAAAGGTACATATGTATCTTTAAAAATAAGAAGATTGTCTACATTTAATATCATCTCAATTTTTTAaccataataaaataaatataatacttttataattacataaaaagtaaaaaatatatacgtaaaaattattatttttatttgaattttttaatcattttcagatttatttttGTAATCTATTTGTATTCTGAATGTAATTGCTCTTTGATGAACTCATTTGAAattattcaattttaaaaactaaaaatctattacctaaaaaatttaatttatataaatacttatcataaaaaagaaaaaagaaaaaatgacaTGCTAAATCCCATCATTGCACTCACTTGTGATGGATAGTCACTAAATTGATTTGAGCTATAGTTTAATGTTGACGAACTTTAATAACATTGAAATATTGTTTAAAGAAAAATCCTCCTAAGCCCCATCATATCTTAACCCTATCCTATCCCAGGTATCTTAGAACGTTCTTTTTTTTAATTGATCAAAACTTATTACAAGAAAATAATGAAGTTCAAAGAGAACtccaataaaagaagaaaattaataaaaaattacataaaaaatCACATATCAACAACTTTGGTATATGTGTGGAGCATCTATCGTAGGATGTACTTTTAAAAGTGTGAACTTCAACAAGGGGGGACCCAATGGTTAATAGGATTAAATTTGTCTTTAGATCACTTTTTATTTTTATGCCATTTTATTTAATTTCGATAGGAAAAAGATTATTAATATAATttacataaaataataaatttaatataaataataaattttaaattgaaGAGTTGAGATAGTAATTgatatgtaaatatttttttttaata contains these protein-coding regions:
- the LOC131858319 gene encoding uncharacterized protein LOC131858319, which encodes MAEVLGNSIKNKLREGVWKRITIHPEMANLTHSQFADDTLLLGVVSIREVEAIKETLEEYARESGQHMNKEKSQIFFLNTSRQNQNSILQILGFPKGEFPLKYLGISIGTKAFQKQLWEEVVIKCKGKVDLWKNKWLSQAGRIQMIKFVLSAIPIYSMSCFKMIRQAYSSVDGLLKKFLWEGSKEVRRILLINWDTACLIKEEGAARLRKMEL